One segment of Halomonas sp. TD01 DNA contains the following:
- a CDS encoding entericidin A/B family lipoprotein produces MKKLLAASFILLMTAGALAGCNTISGAGQDVQEGGKAVQDAAS; encoded by the coding sequence ATGAAAAAGCTATTGGCTGCCAGCTTTATTTTACTGATGACTGCGGGTGCTTTAGCGGGCTGCAATACGATTTCTGGTGCAGGACAAGACGTCCAAGAGGGAGGAAAAGCTGTTCAGGACGCAGCGAGTTAA
- a CDS encoding I78 family peptidase inhibitor has translation MNHPLRCAKKKLGSLTVLFASVVPVSALLVACAGSPDDVSAPVPPTVGQSSSVTNTTCSAEAVQYAIGAPFDETNVPTLQSESGAQQVRVLRPNSAATMDYREDRLNILLESNDMIEALRCG, from the coding sequence ATGAATCATCCATTACGCTGCGCGAAGAAAAAACTGGGCAGTCTCACTGTATTATTCGCATCAGTAGTTCCAGTGTCGGCCTTGTTAGTGGCATGTGCTGGCTCACCCGATGATGTCTCAGCTCCAGTGCCGCCTACCGTAGGCCAGTCTTCTAGCGTGACGAACACCACCTGTAGTGCTGAAGCAGTGCAGTACGCTATTGGCGCTCCCTTTGATGAAACCAATGTGCCCACATTGCAAAGTGAGAGTGGTGCTCAGCAGGTGCGTGTGCTCAGGCCTAACAGCGCCGCGACCATGGATTACCGGGAAGATCGCCTAAATATTCTTTTAGAAAGTAATGACATGATTGAAGCGCTGCGCTGCGGCTAG
- a CDS encoding aminotransferase-like domain-containing protein, whose translation MTIWVPSLECFSGPRYRAIAQSIGAAISAGELAPGERLPPQRRLADALGVTVGTVTRGYAEAEHHGWVTARVGSGTFVKQPAERTVFDMAWRQNDDSDVIDLSLSLPPPHPLRLQAFSDALKAMSESPSAVTRGVSYLDARGAEGHRERLAGWLAQLGMSLNADELLITQGGQHGISLVLSTLLRPGELIATDALTYPGAISAAQQAHLKMVGIAFDEEGMCMEALEAQCARQPPRLIYVTPDQNNPTGACLSEARREQLVALARRYDSWLLEDGVQYLPAEQRGTPLYQLAPERTLFVFSTAKVLAGGLRIGVLRTPNVLLERLAAGLRAQSWMVPPLMVDIACYWIAQPEAASLLAWQTEELAARQQIVTEMLSGYTLGRSHNGSNVWLTLPEGSRAIELCKRLQLQGVKVSSAEPFCVGSTPAPQAIRICIGAATDRQALTQAVSVIKQCLAQPPLATITV comes from the coding sequence ATGACAATTTGGGTGCCTTCACTCGAGTGCTTTTCTGGGCCACGCTATCGCGCTATCGCCCAGTCTATTGGCGCAGCCATCTCGGCCGGAGAGCTTGCTCCAGGCGAACGCTTACCACCTCAGCGGCGTTTAGCGGATGCGTTGGGGGTAACCGTAGGAACCGTTACGCGTGGGTATGCTGAGGCAGAACACCATGGCTGGGTAACTGCCCGAGTAGGCAGTGGAACCTTCGTCAAACAACCTGCGGAAAGAACCGTTTTTGATATGGCGTGGCGTCAGAATGATGACAGCGATGTCATCGATTTAAGCTTAAGCTTGCCGCCACCTCACCCGCTTCGTTTACAGGCGTTTAGTGATGCATTAAAGGCAATGAGCGAATCGCCTTCTGCAGTGACGCGGGGAGTTTCCTATCTTGATGCTCGGGGAGCCGAAGGTCACCGCGAGAGGCTGGCGGGATGGCTAGCGCAGTTAGGTATGTCGCTGAACGCGGATGAGCTGTTGATTACTCAAGGGGGGCAGCATGGCATTAGTCTTGTGCTTAGTACGCTGCTGCGCCCTGGTGAACTAATTGCTACCGATGCCTTGACCTATCCAGGTGCGATTAGTGCCGCCCAGCAAGCACACCTAAAAATGGTCGGTATTGCCTTTGATGAAGAAGGCATGTGCATGGAGGCGCTGGAGGCGCAGTGTGCCCGCCAGCCGCCTAGGCTAATCTATGTGACACCCGACCAGAATAACCCTACCGGCGCTTGTCTCAGCGAGGCTCGGCGTGAGCAATTGGTAGCGCTTGCCAGGCGTTATGACAGCTGGCTATTAGAAGATGGTGTGCAGTACTTGCCTGCTGAGCAGCGCGGTACACCGCTGTATCAGTTAGCTCCAGAGCGGACGCTATTTGTCTTCAGTACGGCAAAAGTATTGGCGGGAGGGCTGCGTATTGGTGTTCTGCGCACGCCTAATGTGCTGCTTGAGCGCCTTGCCGCCGGGTTAAGAGCGCAGAGTTGGATGGTGCCGCCACTGATGGTCGATATCGCCTGTTATTGGATCGCTCAGCCTGAGGCAGCTTCGCTGCTTGCGTGGCAAACTGAGGAGCTGGCCGCGCGACAGCAAATAGTGACAGAGATGCTTTCCGGTTACACGCTGGGTCGGAGTCACAACGGCAGTAATGTCTGGCTCACGCTGCCGGAAGGGAGTCGCGCCATCGAACTGTGCAAGCGCTTGCAACTGCAAGGCGTTAAAGTCTCAAGCGCGGAGCCTTTTTGTGTGGGAAGTACGCCCGCGCCCCAGGCAATTAGGATTTGTATTGGCGCTGCTACTGATAGGCAGGCATTAACTCAGGCAGTGAGCGTTATTAAGCAGTGCCTGGCTCAGCCGCCATTGGCAACCATTACCGTGTAA
- a CDS encoding LysE family translocator, which translates to MNNEWLLLGPAALYMMSMTLTPGPNNIMLTASGANFGFRRTMPHMWGILGGCFLLFSGIALGLGVLFERFPMVQTTLRWVGSAYLLYLAWKIATAPPPNLKGTQHGVPLTFFQAAMFQFANPKAWVMGLALMAGFLPENGQPVVNALVLAGFAELVALPCIALWAAFGSAIGQWIKSDKAWRLFNITMGLLTAACVVLILR; encoded by the coding sequence ATGAACAACGAATGGCTACTACTTGGCCCTGCAGCGCTTTACATGATGTCGATGACGCTTACTCCTGGGCCGAACAACATTATGCTGACTGCCTCAGGGGCGAATTTTGGTTTTCGGAGAACAATGCCTCATATGTGGGGAATTTTAGGCGGCTGTTTTCTGCTATTTTCCGGTATCGCACTAGGGCTTGGCGTTTTGTTTGAACGCTTTCCCATGGTGCAGACAACACTTCGCTGGGTAGGTAGCGCCTATTTGCTGTATTTAGCCTGGAAAATAGCCACTGCACCGCCGCCAAACCTCAAAGGGACTCAGCACGGGGTGCCATTAACCTTTTTCCAAGCCGCAATGTTTCAATTTGCCAACCCCAAAGCGTGGGTAATGGGGCTGGCGTTGATGGCAGGGTTTCTTCCCGAAAATGGCCAGCCAGTGGTAAACGCATTGGTGTTAGCGGGTTTCGCGGAATTGGTCGCGCTGCCGTGCATTGCCCTGTGGGCAGCGTTTGGCAGCGCTATTGGACAGTGGATCAAAAGTGATAAAGCCTGGCGGCTATTTAATATCACCATGGGGCTGTTAACGGCCGCCTGTGTGGTGCTGATCTTACGCTAG